One window from the genome of Bacillus tianshenii encodes:
- a CDS encoding ribosomal-processing cysteine protease Prp has product MVKVEIKRDVHDKIQSFTLSGHADSGPYGYDLVCAGVSSVSFGAVNAVYELCEVPLEVEQAEDGGYLACTVPAHLDGETSHNVQVLLEGMLVSLRTIERDYGKHIQVIEL; this is encoded by the coding sequence ATGGTTAAAGTAGAAATTAAACGCGACGTTCACGATAAAATTCAATCGTTCACATTAAGCGGGCACGCGGACAGCGGACCATATGGATATGACCTTGTCTGTGCAGGCGTTTCATCTGTTTCATTTGGAGCAGTAAATGCCGTGTACGAGCTTTGCGAGGTTCCGCTTGAAGTGGAACAAGCAGAAGACGGCGGTTATCTAGCTTGTACGGTTCCAGCTCATTTAGATGGAGAGACAAGCCACAATGTCCAAGTCTTGCTTGAAGGAATGCTCGTTTCACTACGAACGATTGAACGTGACTATGGCAAACATATACAAGTAATCGAACTTTAG
- a CDS encoding Rne/Rng family ribonuclease — MNQIILSVKSIQKQAAWLENEKLQDLMIESIGHDDIVGEIFKGRVRQVVPGMQAAFVDIGFEKFAYLERKELTAFRNSAEKKEISSLVHEGEELIVQVKKEGVGEKGPVVTELVEFPGKYLVYMPNSEYTAVSKKIEDEQERERLTKLGIRLRQEKEGIIFRTECASTSDEQIEREWMFLKEKASQTFMKAKQLSAPAPLVRPQTIVERVIHEWPLSACDELIVDSSEGKRLLVDQLQLFGYESIPVHLHKNSENIFVAYKLETAVEKAVKPFVWLKNGANITIEQTEALTVIDVNSGKFTGRTNKEKTLADVNKEAAKEIARQLRIRNIGGIILVDFINMRQSKFKQEVLKILRQETAKDRMTVHIIGFTRLGLVEVTRKKSRQSVSELLTEKCSCCHGTGKTFTEEASVTQLEQELIEYAGSDDEAVLIEVLPAFAEYVKQHWFEHLEAVCRKQIFFVRNAALKQRFHIRRLGEAAELIESAKLLDNR; from the coding sequence ATGAACCAAATTATTTTATCTGTGAAATCCATCCAAAAGCAGGCTGCATGGCTTGAAAATGAAAAGCTGCAAGACTTGATGATTGAAAGTATTGGTCATGATGACATTGTCGGGGAAATCTTTAAAGGAAGAGTCCGCCAAGTAGTACCTGGGATGCAGGCTGCATTCGTTGATATCGGCTTTGAGAAATTCGCTTACTTAGAACGTAAAGAATTGACTGCTTTTCGAAATAGTGCAGAGAAGAAAGAAATTTCATCGCTCGTGCACGAAGGCGAGGAGCTAATCGTTCAAGTGAAAAAAGAAGGTGTCGGCGAGAAAGGTCCTGTCGTCACAGAGCTTGTCGAATTTCCGGGGAAATATCTCGTTTATATGCCGAACAGTGAGTACACAGCTGTTTCGAAAAAAATTGAAGATGAACAGGAACGCGAGCGGCTCACAAAATTAGGGATCAGGTTACGTCAAGAGAAAGAAGGCATTATCTTTCGGACAGAATGCGCCTCCACTTCAGATGAGCAAATTGAAAGAGAGTGGATGTTCTTAAAGGAGAAAGCAAGCCAAACCTTTATGAAGGCCAAACAACTGTCAGCGCCTGCTCCGCTCGTACGTCCGCAAACGATTGTTGAACGGGTCATTCATGAATGGCCTCTTTCTGCATGTGATGAGCTCATTGTCGATTCAAGTGAAGGGAAACGATTGCTTGTTGATCAGCTACAGCTCTTCGGATATGAATCTATTCCTGTTCACCTTCATAAGAACTCAGAAAATATATTTGTGGCTTATAAGCTTGAAACAGCTGTTGAAAAAGCAGTAAAGCCGTTCGTTTGGCTGAAAAATGGGGCAAATATTACAATCGAACAGACGGAAGCGCTAACGGTCATTGATGTGAATTCAGGAAAGTTTACGGGACGGACAAATAAGGAGAAAACATTAGCGGATGTGAACAAGGAAGCCGCAAAGGAAATTGCACGTCAGCTTCGTATCCGTAACATTGGTGGCATCATTTTGGTTGATTTTATAAACATGAGGCAGTCGAAATTTAAGCAAGAAGTATTGAAAATTCTTCGGCAAGAAACGGCGAAAGACCGGATGACGGTACATATTATTGGCTTTACACGCTTAGGGCTTGTGGAAGTAACGCGAAAGAAATCACGTCAGTCTGTCAGTGAGCTATTAACTGAGAAGTGTTCGTGTTGTCACGGTACAGGGAAAACGTTCACAGAGGAGGCGTCTGTGACACAATTAGAACAGGAACTCATAGAGTATGCAGGCAGTGATGATGAAGCTGTGCTTATTGAGGTGTTGCCGGCCTTTGCAGAATACGTTAAGCAGCATTGGTTCGAGCACCTTGAGGCAGTATGTCGTAAGCAAATCTTTTTTGTTCGTAATGCTGCATTAAAGCAAAGATTTCATATTCGTCGCTTAGGAGAAGCTGCTGAACTAATCGAGTCAGCGAAATTGCTCGATAATCGTTGA
- the rplU gene encoding 50S ribosomal protein L21 has translation MYAIIETGGKQVKVEEGQAIYIEKLDVTEGDTVTFDKVLMVGGDNVKVGNPVVEGASVTAKVEKQGRAKKLTVFKYKPKKNYKRKQGHRQPYTKVVVEKINA, from the coding sequence ATGTACGCAATTATCGAAACAGGCGGTAAGCAAGTGAAAGTAGAAGAAGGTCAAGCGATCTACATCGAAAAGCTTGATGTAACTGAAGGCGATACAGTAACTTTTGATAAAGTTCTTATGGTCGGCGGCGACAACGTGAAAGTTGGCAACCCAGTTGTTGAAGGAGCTTCTGTAACTGCGAAAGTTGAGAAGCAAGGTCGCGCTAAGAAGCTCACTGTCTTCAAATACAAGCCTAAGAAAAACTACAAGCGTAAGCAAGGTCATCGTCAACCTTACACAAAAGTCGTTGTTGAAAAAATCAACGCGTAA
- a CDS encoding Spo0B C-terminal domain-containing protein: protein MDIKWDTVELLRHSRHDWLNKLQLIKGNLALERYERVNDLIEEIVIDARNEGKLSSLNMPDFAAYLMTYNWRENIIKVDFEVLGDERDLSNCEEDILKWCKAFFHLLKESVVPHGENHVSLSMEIGEGCVDYYFDIQADWADREQFETKLQALETSKELQCNNYSLHHNECTIELQMNC from the coding sequence ATGGATATAAAATGGGATACTGTTGAACTTCTAAGGCACTCTCGACATGATTGGTTAAATAAACTTCAATTGATAAAAGGGAATCTGGCGCTAGAGCGATATGAACGTGTAAATGACCTTATCGAAGAAATCGTCATTGATGCTCGAAATGAAGGAAAGCTATCTAGTTTAAATATGCCGGATTTTGCTGCATACTTAATGACATACAATTGGCGAGAGAATATCATCAAGGTTGACTTTGAAGTACTTGGTGATGAAAGAGATTTATCGAACTGTGAAGAGGATATACTGAAATGGTGTAAGGCCTTTTTTCATTTATTGAAAGAATCTGTTGTGCCGCATGGGGAAAACCATGTCAGCTTATCAATGGAAATTGGCGAAGGCTGTGTGGATTACTATTTTGATATTCAAGCAGACTGGGCAGACCGTGAACAGTTTGAAACAAAGCTACAAGCACTGGAAACATCGAAAGAGCTTCAGTGTAATAATTATAGTCTCCATCACAATGAATGCACCATAGAGCTGCAGATGAATTGTTAA
- the rpmA gene encoding 50S ribosomal protein L27 has translation MLRLNLQFFAQKKGVGSTKNGRDSISKRLGAKRADGQFVNGGEILYRQRGTKIYPGANVGRGGDDTLFAKVAGVVKYERVGRNRKKVSVYPEAQ, from the coding sequence ATGTTGCGTCTTAACCTTCAGTTCTTCGCACAGAAAAAAGGGGTAGGTTCGACTAAAAACGGTCGTGACTCTATTTCAAAGCGTCTTGGCGCTAAGCGTGCAGACGGTCAATTCGTTAACGGCGGTGAAATCCTTTACCGTCAGCGTGGAACAAAAATTTACCCAGGTGCAAACGTTGGCCGCGGTGGCGACGATACACTATTTGCAAAAGTAGCTGGTGTTGTTAAATACGAGCGCGTGGGTCGTAATCGTAAAAAAGTGAGTGTATATCCAGAAGCTCAATAA